In Herbaspirillum seropedicae, a single window of DNA contains:
- a CDS encoding zinc-binding metallopeptidase family protein — MNTFHCDNCGAQVFFENTVCGSCGWMLGYQPELQSITSFSALETPAAESGAEPGPGRWRSVRPENEGRVFKQCLNYWRENICNWMLDEQETHELCASCRLTRVIPTLDEGNNRVLWSRLETAKRRLLHTLWTLRLQPAPKMEDEQSGLAFEFLQDQPHGERVLTGHADGVITINIAEADPAYREQAREQMAEPYRTLLGHFRHESGHYYFDRLVAGSAWLEPFRQRFGDEREDYGAALQKHYENGPRADWEEQFVSAYASSHPWEDWAETWAHYLHMFDTLETAYACGVQLRPRHAGEQKLVIPAPPTAAGSFDELAREWFALTYVLNSLNRSIGMPDSYPFTLSTPVLGKLRFVHELVSGAAAPDLDEA; from the coding sequence ATGAACACCTTTCATTGCGACAATTGCGGCGCGCAGGTCTTCTTCGAGAACACCGTCTGTGGAAGTTGTGGCTGGATGCTCGGCTATCAGCCCGAGCTACAGTCCATCACCAGCTTTTCCGCGCTGGAGACGCCGGCAGCCGAGAGCGGCGCAGAGCCAGGGCCAGGCCGCTGGCGCAGCGTCCGGCCGGAAAATGAGGGCAGGGTGTTCAAGCAATGCCTGAACTACTGGCGCGAGAACATCTGCAACTGGATGCTCGACGAGCAGGAAACGCATGAGCTATGCGCCTCCTGCCGTCTCACCCGGGTGATCCCGACGCTGGATGAGGGCAACAACCGCGTCCTCTGGAGCCGGCTGGAGACGGCCAAGCGGCGACTGCTGCATACGCTGTGGACCTTGCGCCTGCAGCCGGCGCCGAAGATGGAAGACGAGCAGTCCGGGCTGGCCTTCGAGTTCCTGCAGGACCAGCCGCATGGCGAGCGCGTGCTGACCGGGCATGCCGATGGCGTCATCACCATCAACATCGCCGAGGCCGATCCGGCCTACCGGGAGCAGGCGCGCGAGCAGATGGCCGAGCCCTATCGCACGCTGCTAGGGCATTTCCGTCACGAGAGCGGGCATTACTACTTTGACCGGCTGGTGGCCGGCAGCGCCTGGCTGGAGCCGTTCCGCCAGCGCTTCGGCGACGAGCGCGAAGACTATGGCGCGGCCCTGCAGAAACACTATGAAAACGGTCCCCGCGCAGACTGGGAAGAGCAGTTCGTCAGCGCCTATGCCAGCAGTCATCCCTGGGAGGACTGGGCCGAGACCTGGGCGCATTACCTGCACATGTTCGATACGCTGGAGACCGCCTACGCCTGCGGGGTACAGCTGCGGCCGCGCCATGCCGGCGAGCAGAAGCTGGTCATTCCGGCCCCGCCGACGGCGGCCGGGTCCTTCGATGAGCTGGCGCGGGAGTGGTTTGCGCTGACCTACGTGCTCAACAGTCTGAACCGCAGCATCGGCATGCCGGATTCCTATCCCTTCACCTTGTCGACGCCGGTGCTGGGAAAACTGCGGTTCGTCCACGAACTGGTCAGTGGCGCAGCAGCGCCTGACCTGGATGAGGCCTGA
- a CDS encoding methyl-accepting chemotaxis protein: protein MVNAILLVALGAVLAGLPLALLWLRQQRRAQRLIDAGQLELVRQQAQEALARQEQQMQAHEQQARQERQSAQQLLEEMRLESETMIGQLQSQQSDNFSRVKENCDASQDTIAKLLGLVRTFERWHDDMNVLIAHNRDMHRMNDEFALIVNQVIIVALNASIEAARAGAHGRGFAVVAQEVRDLAQRAEKLSKSYRANLYQNDLITTTTFQDLQAGGKMIMGAVIGLDLINKKTRDTLAEAA, encoded by the coding sequence ATGGTCAACGCAATACTCCTGGTGGCGCTGGGCGCCGTACTGGCCGGCCTGCCGCTGGCCCTGCTGTGGCTGCGCCAGCAACGGCGCGCGCAGCGCCTGATCGATGCCGGCCAGCTGGAACTGGTGCGCCAGCAGGCCCAGGAAGCGCTGGCCCGGCAAGAGCAGCAGATGCAGGCGCATGAGCAACAGGCCCGGCAGGAGCGCCAATCGGCCCAGCAACTGCTGGAGGAGATGCGCCTGGAGAGCGAGACGATGATAGGGCAGCTGCAGAGCCAGCAATCGGACAACTTCTCCCGCGTGAAAGAGAACTGCGACGCCTCCCAGGACACCATCGCCAAGCTGCTCGGCCTGGTGCGCACCTTCGAGCGCTGGCACGACGACATGAACGTGCTCATCGCCCACAACCGCGACATGCACCGCATGAACGACGAGTTCGCCCTCATCGTCAACCAGGTCATCATCGTGGCGCTCAACGCCTCCATCGAAGCCGCCCGCGCCGGCGCGCATGGACGCGGCTTCGCCGTGGTGGCGCAGGAAGTGCGCGACCTGGCGCAGCGCGCCGAGAAGCTCTCCAAGAGCTATCGCGCCAACCTCTACCAGAACGACCTCATCACCACCACCACCTTCCAGGACCTGCAGGCGGGCGGCAAGATGATCATGGGTGCGGTCATCGGCCTGGACCTGATCAACAAGAAGACCAGGGATACCCTGGCCGAAGCGGCATGA
- a CDS encoding response regulator, whose product MAQILVVDDSSTVRAEVGDFLKKNGLDVALAVDGRDGLSKLKGDPAIKLVVSDVNMPNMDGLTMAEKIRSELGNASVNIIMLTTENSPIMKERGKAAGIKGWIVKPFKGEAVLPTFKKLVGA is encoded by the coding sequence ATGGCACAAATCCTGGTAGTGGACGATTCGAGCACGGTGCGCGCCGAAGTAGGCGACTTCCTCAAAAAGAACGGTCTGGACGTAGCCCTGGCCGTGGATGGCCGTGACGGCCTCAGCAAGCTCAAGGGCGACCCCGCCATCAAGCTGGTGGTCTCCGACGTGAACATGCCCAACATGGATGGCCTGACCATGGCCGAGAAGATCCGCAGCGAACTGGGCAACGCCAGCGTGAACATCATCATGCTGACCACCGAGAACTCGCCCATCATGAAGGAACGCGGCAAGGCCGCCGGCATCAAGGGCTGGATCGTGAAGCCGTTCAAGGGGGAGGCGGTGCTGCCGACCTTCAAGAAGCTGGTGGGGGCTTGA
- a CDS encoding PCC domain-containing protein, giving the protein MQAAPRFSRTVRHPGAPDPQRIVSLAGPAMQLDFTLEAGRNLRDAISIPLSRAGLEGGTVRFGQLAIAELHFLMPALAVDDQHAAFYSAPHAMEEGTLIDYACATYGRKDGEPFVHCHAVWRDRQGQRQGGHLMMEKTLVGADTPAQAWGLHDATMATRYDPETNFTLFYPTRLAEQTVTSTGKRVVLARIRPDQDLTMAVEAACAEHGMANAIVRGSVGSIIGAEFDDGRVLEDRATEILIRAGEVRQGRARLEIGLINPQGQVCEGVLARGCNPVLICFELVLQEL; this is encoded by the coding sequence ATGCAAGCAGCCCCCCGCTTCAGCCGCACCGTGCGCCACCCCGGCGCCCCCGATCCGCAGCGCATCGTTTCACTGGCCGGCCCGGCCATGCAGCTCGACTTCACGCTGGAGGCGGGCCGCAACCTGCGCGACGCGATCAGCATTCCCCTGTCCCGCGCTGGCCTGGAGGGCGGCACCGTGCGCTTCGGCCAATTGGCCATCGCCGAGCTGCACTTCCTCATGCCCGCCCTGGCGGTGGATGACCAGCACGCCGCCTTCTACAGCGCGCCGCACGCCATGGAAGAAGGCACGCTCATCGACTATGCCTGCGCCACCTATGGCCGCAAGGATGGCGAGCCCTTCGTGCATTGCCATGCGGTCTGGCGCGACCGCCAGGGGCAGCGCCAGGGCGGACATCTGATGATGGAAAAGACCCTGGTCGGCGCGGACACCCCGGCGCAGGCCTGGGGCCTGCACGACGCCACCATGGCCACCCGCTATGATCCGGAAACCAATTTCACGCTGTTCTACCCTACCCGGCTCGCCGAGCAGACCGTCACCAGCACAGGCAAACGCGTGGTGCTGGCCCGCATTCGTCCTGACCAGGATCTGACCATGGCAGTCGAAGCCGCCTGCGCCGAACATGGGATGGCCAACGCCATCGTGCGCGGGAGCGTGGGCAGCATCATCGGCGCCGAATTCGACGATGGCCGGGTGCTGGAAGATCGCGCCACCGAAATCCTGATCCGCGCAGGCGAAGTCCGCCAAGGCCGCGCGCGCCTGGAGATCGGCTTGATCAATCCGCAGGGCCAGGTCTGCGAGGGCGTGCTGGCGCGGGGCTGCAATCCGGTGTTGATCTGCTTCGAACTGGTGCTTCAGGAGCTTTGA
- a CDS encoding SDR family NAD(P)-dependent oxidoreductase: MSALNPSRLQRFEGKVVIVTGAASGIGEATARRFSDEGARVLLADRDAAALGKVFDSLPPERTAARETDVSHHEQVRQLVDFAIERFGQLDVLVSDAGVFAEGNVTEVSPEDWHRVQATNVNGVFYGAREALPHLEKTRGCIVNVASVSGLAADWNLSAYNASKGAVCNLTRAMALDFGRKGVRINAVCPSLTHTAMTADMADDPPLLDKFAERIALGRGADPLEIAAVITFLASPDASFVNGVNLPVDGGLMASNGQPPQ, from the coding sequence ATGTCCGCTTTGAATCCATCCCGTCTGCAACGCTTTGAAGGCAAGGTCGTCATTGTCACGGGCGCTGCCTCCGGCATCGGCGAGGCCACGGCGCGCCGCTTCTCCGACGAGGGCGCCCGCGTGCTGCTGGCCGACCGCGACGCCGCCGCGCTGGGCAAGGTCTTTGACAGTCTTCCGCCCGAGCGCACCGCCGCCCGTGAAACCGATGTTTCCCATCATGAGCAGGTGCGCCAGCTGGTGGACTTTGCCATCGAGCGCTTCGGCCAGCTGGATGTGCTGGTGAGCGACGCCGGCGTATTCGCCGAGGGCAATGTGACCGAGGTCAGCCCGGAAGACTGGCACCGTGTCCAGGCCACCAACGTCAATGGGGTCTTCTATGGCGCGCGCGAAGCCCTGCCCCATCTGGAAAAGACCCGCGGTTGCATCGTCAACGTGGCCTCCGTATCGGGGCTGGCGGCCGACTGGAACCTGAGCGCCTACAACGCTTCCAAGGGCGCAGTCTGCAACCTCACCCGCGCCATGGCGCTGGACTTCGGCCGCAAGGGCGTGCGCATCAATGCAGTGTGCCCCAGCCTGACCCACACCGCCATGACCGCCGACATGGCCGACGATCCGCCTCTGCTGGACAAGTTCGCCGAACGCATCGCCCTGGGGCGCGGCGCCGATCCGTTGGAGATCGCCGCAGTGATCACCTTCCTGGCCAGTCCGGACGCCAGCTTCGTGAACGGCGTCAATCTGCCGGTCGATGGCGGACTGATGGCGTCCAATGGCCAGCCGCCGCAATGA
- a CDS encoding voltage-gated chloride channel family protein translates to MKNHHYPEQLYLLPYIGKWTLIACLIAALAGSASAFFLFALDWATHWRERHAWIIWLLPLGGFAVGWLYLHTGKPVEAGNNLLIDEIHDPRKVIPLRMAPLVLLGTVASHLFGASVGREGTAVQMGGALADQLTHLLRLRPEDRRILLMAGISAGFSSVFGTPMAGAIFGLEVLAIGRMRYEAIFPCFVAAIAADQVGLAWGVHHTHYAMNASAPMALWSVAAVIAAGVVFGLAGMIFANSTHTLSAFMKRHVSYAPLRPFIGGFIVALAVWAVGTHRYIGLGIPVIVEAFQQPLAPWDFLGKMVFTVTSLGSGFKGGEVTPLFYIGATLGNALAPLLHLPFPLLAGIGFVAVFAGAANTPLASTIMAIELFGPQIGPFAALACVVAYLFSGHTGIYHAQRVGQAKLGLLPKGLRIGEVGGYRRKLSAAPAEQASELDQHRK, encoded by the coding sequence ATGAAAAATCACCATTATCCAGAACAGCTCTACCTGCTGCCCTACATCGGCAAATGGACGCTGATTGCCTGCCTCATCGCCGCGCTGGCGGGCTCCGCTTCGGCCTTCTTCCTCTTCGCACTGGACTGGGCCACCCACTGGCGCGAGCGCCACGCCTGGATCATCTGGCTGCTGCCTCTGGGCGGCTTTGCGGTGGGCTGGCTGTACCTGCATACCGGCAAGCCGGTCGAGGCCGGCAACAACCTGCTCATCGATGAAATCCACGATCCGCGCAAGGTGATCCCGCTGCGCATGGCCCCGCTGGTATTGCTGGGCACCGTGGCCTCACACCTCTTCGGCGCATCGGTCGGGCGCGAAGGCACGGCCGTGCAGATGGGCGGCGCGCTGGCCGACCAGCTCACCCACCTCCTGCGGCTGCGCCCGGAGGATAGGCGCATCCTGCTCATGGCGGGTATCAGCGCGGGCTTTTCCTCGGTCTTCGGCACGCCCATGGCGGGCGCCATCTTCGGACTGGAGGTGCTGGCCATTGGGCGCATGCGCTATGAGGCCATCTTTCCCTGCTTCGTCGCCGCCATCGCCGCCGACCAGGTCGGTCTGGCCTGGGGCGTGCACCATACCCACTACGCCATGAACGCCAGCGCCCCCATGGCGCTGTGGAGCGTGGCTGCGGTGATCGCCGCTGGTGTGGTGTTCGGCCTGGCGGGGATGATCTTTGCCAACAGCACCCACACCCTGTCGGCCTTCATGAAACGCCATGTCAGCTATGCGCCGCTGCGCCCGTTCATCGGCGGCTTCATCGTCGCCCTGGCGGTGTGGGCGGTCGGCACCCATCGCTATATCGGCCTGGGCATTCCCGTGATCGTCGAGGCCTTCCAGCAACCGCTGGCGCCCTGGGACTTCCTGGGCAAGATGGTCTTTACGGTGACCTCGTTGGGCAGCGGTTTCAAGGGGGGCGAAGTCACGCCCCTGTTCTACATCGGCGCAACCCTGGGCAATGCGCTGGCGCCACTGCTGCATCTGCCCTTCCCGCTGCTGGCCGGGATCGGTTTCGTGGCGGTCTTCGCCGGCGCGGCCAACACGCCGCTGGCCTCTACCATCATGGCCATCGAACTGTTCGGTCCCCAGATCGGCCCCTTTGCCGCGTTGGCCTGCGTGGTCGCCTATCTGTTCTCGGGCCACACCGGCATCTATCATGCCCAGCGCGTCGGCCAGGCCAAGCTGGGCTTGCTGCCCAAGGGGCTCAGGATCGGAGAGGTGGGCGGCTACCGGCGCAAGCTCTCCGCAGCGCCGGCCGAACAGGCCAGCGAACTCGACCAGCACCGGAAATAG
- a CDS encoding HAMP domain-containing protein → MTIRMRITLLVILTFIAIAGIGGYAMYQSRSSAVEVRSVTEGVMPSVLASADLMGQLKDVQLAAMVMVTENDNQLVAQENEKLAEKKAVLEKALAAQAQQAEGVAQRGLIEQAKESLDNYFGAIDTTAKFKLAGKNEIAQAQFFGGVMQYQTELEGIVNTLRIEKNRFKDNAIASLNGKLAQTTTTISIVTVMAVLLLGGIGFLLYRQITGPISRMAAMMGEIATSQDFTRRLPVQRMDEVGHSIVAFNGMVEKIEEASAQVRQKTADMQAMLQNIPQGILTIVEGNRIHPEYSAFLETVFETTDIAGRDVMELVFADTQLGADTLSQIEAIGGACIGEDVMNFEFNAHLMVGEIEKTMADGSKKILDLSWSPITDEADTVIRLMLCVRDVTELRQLAAEANEQKRELEMIGEILAVTPAKFAEFISSARRFLDENEQIVHQNPEATAFAIAKLFRNMHTIKGNGRTYGLLHLANVVHHTEQHYDDLRHPASGAVWRQEELLRQLAQVREIIDRYARINDVTLGRGVAAAGEQTLPGYARHVITIDRKHIEQSLERLENVNTANLHELVAVRNDVRRTLRLLGTETIQEVLAPVTDSLPALAADLGKAAPVVQIEDNGYVVHSFAAPLLQNVFMHLIRNAMDHGLESSEERLAKGKPEAGVIKLEMGVMEDMFQMALSDDGRGLALERVRQIGIEKHLITVDQALSDAEIARLILQPGFSTRSEVTEVSGRGVGMDAVLDFVTREHGQIEIRFTDTEEGAPFRSFQIIVMLPENVAVEVDGIDVPYPMGGQETVQPVVLPQGGDSQVA, encoded by the coding sequence ATGACCATCCGCATGCGTATCACGCTACTGGTGATACTTACCTTCATCGCCATCGCCGGTATTGGCGGCTACGCGATGTACCAGTCCCGCAGCAGCGCTGTCGAGGTGCGCTCGGTCACCGAGGGGGTCATGCCCAGCGTGCTGGCGTCGGCCGACCTGATGGGGCAGTTGAAGGATGTGCAACTGGCGGCCATGGTGATGGTCACCGAGAACGATAACCAGCTGGTGGCGCAAGAAAACGAAAAACTGGCCGAGAAGAAGGCCGTGCTGGAAAAGGCCCTGGCCGCGCAGGCCCAGCAGGCTGAAGGCGTGGCCCAGCGCGGCCTGATCGAACAGGCCAAGGAAAGCCTGGACAACTACTTCGGCGCCATCGATACCACTGCCAAGTTCAAGCTGGCCGGCAAGAACGAGATCGCCCAGGCGCAGTTCTTCGGCGGCGTGATGCAGTACCAGACTGAACTCGAAGGCATCGTCAACACCCTGCGCATCGAGAAGAACCGCTTCAAGGACAACGCCATTGCCTCGCTCAACGGCAAGCTGGCCCAGACAACCACTACCATCAGCATCGTCACCGTCATGGCGGTACTGCTGCTGGGCGGCATCGGCTTCCTGCTGTATCGCCAGATCACCGGTCCCATCAGCCGCATGGCCGCCATGATGGGCGAGATCGCCACCAGCCAGGACTTCACCCGCCGCCTGCCGGTGCAGCGCATGGATGAAGTGGGCCACTCCATCGTTGCCTTCAACGGCATGGTCGAAAAGATCGAGGAAGCCTCCGCCCAGGTGCGCCAGAAGACCGCCGACATGCAGGCCATGCTGCAGAACATCCCGCAGGGCATTCTTACCATCGTCGAGGGCAACCGCATCCACCCGGAATATTCGGCCTTCCTGGAAACCGTCTTCGAGACCACCGACATCGCCGGCCGCGACGTGATGGAACTGGTGTTTGCCGACACCCAGCTGGGCGCCGATACGCTGTCGCAGATCGAAGCCATCGGGGGCGCCTGCATCGGCGAAGACGTGATGAACTTCGAATTCAACGCGCACCTGATGGTGGGCGAGATCGAAAAGACCATGGCCGACGGCAGCAAGAAGATCCTCGACCTGTCCTGGTCGCCCATCACCGATGAGGCCGATACGGTGATCCGCCTGATGCTGTGCGTGCGCGACGTGACCGAGCTGCGCCAACTCGCTGCCGAAGCCAACGAGCAGAAGCGCGAACTGGAAATGATCGGCGAGATCCTGGCGGTGACGCCGGCCAAGTTTGCCGAGTTCATCAGCAGCGCGCGCCGCTTCCTGGACGAGAACGAGCAGATCGTCCACCAGAACCCGGAAGCGACCGCCTTCGCCATCGCCAAGCTGTTCCGCAACATGCATACCATCAAGGGCAATGGCCGCACCTATGGTCTGCTGCATCTGGCCAACGTGGTCCACCACACCGAACAGCACTACGACGACCTGCGCCATCCCGCCAGCGGCGCCGTCTGGCGCCAGGAAGAGCTGCTGCGCCAACTGGCCCAGGTGCGCGAGATCATCGACCGCTACGCCCGTATCAACGACGTCACCCTTGGCCGCGGCGTGGCCGCAGCTGGTGAGCAGACCTTGCCTGGTTATGCGCGCCACGTCATCACCATCGACCGCAAGCATATCGAGCAAAGCCTGGAGCGCCTGGAAAACGTCAACACCGCCAACCTGCATGAACTGGTGGCCGTACGCAACGACGTGCGCCGCACCCTACGCCTGCTCGGCACCGAGACCATCCAGGAGGTGCTGGCCCCGGTCACCGATTCGCTGCCGGCGCTGGCTGCCGATCTGGGTAAGGCTGCTCCGGTGGTGCAGATCGAGGACAACGGCTACGTGGTCCACAGTTTTGCCGCGCCGCTGTTGCAGAACGTGTTCATGCACCTGATCCGCAACGCCATGGACCATGGCCTGGAAAGCAGCGAAGAGCGCCTGGCCAAGGGCAAGCCCGAGGCCGGCGTGATCAAGCTGGAAATGGGCGTGATGGAAGACATGTTCCAGATGGCCCTGTCCGACGATGGCCGGGGCCTGGCGCTGGAACGGGTGCGCCAGATCGGCATCGAGAAACACCTGATCACGGTAGACCAGGCCCTGTCGGACGCCGAGATCGCTCGCCTGATCCTGCAACCGGGCTTCTCCACCCGCAGCGAAGTGACTGAGGTCTCGGGTCGCGGCGTGGGCATGGATGCGGTACTGGACTTCGTCACCCGGGAACATGGACAGATCGAGATCCGCTTCACCGATACCGAAGAGGGCGCGCCTTTCCGTTCCTTCCAGATCATCGTGATGCTGCCCGAGAACGTCGCCGTGGAAGTCGATGGCATCGATGTGCCTTACCCCATGGGCGGCCAGGAAACCGTCCAGCCCGTGGTGCTGCCGCAGGGCGGCGATTCGCAGGTGGCCTGA
- a CDS encoding dienelactone hydrolase family protein yields the protein MKIKIVAVLLLGCLLQHPSWAAEPPLNKALREEVIMIPSGTGIFSVKLETTLFRPPGEGPFPLLIINHGKSPGNPAFQPRGRSVVMATEFVRRGYAVLLPMRKGFSRSGGMYVDGGCNIRGNGEAQADDLQAALDYARQQAWVDKDRVIIMGQSHGGLTTMAFGERNPPGVRALLNFAGGLRYDATGCIWKSALVDAFGVFGSRTRIPSLWFYGENDSYFNPELAARMYEAYTKAGGPATLVAFGPFKSDAHGMSGSRDGIPIWWPPTEALLKQVGMPTEKTVRLTGELPGSGYANLEDSAAVPYLNEKTRALYEKFLAMHAPRAFAISSSNHVGWAVNGENPSERALQNCQKNSPEPCALYVINDDVVWVKPAEGASPVAASEKLP from the coding sequence ATGAAGATCAAGATCGTCGCCGTATTGCTGCTGGGGTGTCTCCTGCAGCATCCATCGTGGGCGGCCGAACCGCCGCTGAACAAGGCCTTGCGCGAAGAAGTCATCATGATTCCTTCAGGGACGGGAATCTTCTCCGTCAAGCTCGAGACCACGCTGTTCAGGCCGCCGGGGGAGGGGCCATTTCCGCTGCTGATCATCAACCACGGCAAATCGCCGGGCAATCCGGCCTTCCAGCCGCGTGGCCGTAGCGTGGTGATGGCCACCGAGTTCGTGCGGCGCGGCTATGCCGTCCTGCTGCCGATGCGCAAGGGTTTTTCCAGGTCCGGCGGGATGTACGTGGATGGCGGCTGCAACATCCGCGGCAATGGCGAGGCCCAGGCCGACGATCTCCAGGCGGCGCTGGACTATGCGCGCCAGCAAGCCTGGGTGGACAAGGACCGGGTCATCATCATGGGCCAGTCGCATGGCGGCCTGACCACGATGGCCTTTGGCGAGCGTAATCCGCCGGGGGTGCGGGCCTTGCTCAATTTTGCCGGGGGCTTGCGCTACGACGCCACCGGTTGCATCTGGAAATCGGCCTTGGTCGATGCCTTTGGCGTCTTTGGCAGCCGCACCCGCATTCCCAGTCTCTGGTTCTACGGCGAGAACGACAGCTATTTCAATCCCGAGCTGGCGGCCCGCATGTATGAGGCCTACACCAAGGCGGGCGGCCCGGCCACGCTGGTGGCCTTCGGCCCCTTCAAGAGCGACGCCCATGGCATGAGCGGCAGCCGCGACGGCATTCCTATCTGGTGGCCGCCCACGGAGGCGCTGCTCAAGCAGGTCGGTATGCCCACCGAAAAGACCGTCAGGCTCACCGGGGAGTTGCCCGGCAGCGGTTACGCCAACCTGGAAGACAGCGCGGCGGTTCCTTACCTGAACGAGAAAACCCGTGCGCTGTATGAGAAGTTTCTCGCCATGCACGCGCCACGGGCGTTTGCGATTTCCTCGTCCAACCACGTAGGCTGGGCCGTGAATGGTGAGAATCCTTCGGAACGGGCCTTGCAGAACTGCCAGAAGAATTCGCCTGAGCCCTGCGCCCTCTACGTCATCAATGACGATGTGGTCTGGGTCAAGCCGGCAGAGGGCGCAAGCCCTGTTGCCGCCTCTGAAAAACTGCCCTGA
- a CDS encoding chemotaxis protein CheX, whose product MDVRANQEHSTHSTHGTITSKVLVVDKDADCYDTIKAFCERHHLVGLKAHEEHIMAVLRSNVDLGGIMLSERLAGLGEGARGLARRIREVRPELPIFLRRRRESADQPLDTRESELFSAVYRIEEIDALAPALTAAIFSQQYPNALVRGIAEISRMVLENQFPGMSVEIDQPYLVRDRIIFGEVFTLIPLESSWCRGYMMLQAEQKTLQALTGNASDDFRDLNNALGELTNLIWGWFKNRFINQSQPIHQLSQVPIIINHQHRYISFGSDDAQLCFKYVLRREDGAPLVLLQRFIFNLSWSPEDFTENQTSVEELFESGELELF is encoded by the coding sequence ATGGACGTGCGCGCAAACCAGGAGCACAGCACCCACAGCACCCATGGCACCATTACCAGCAAGGTGCTGGTGGTGGACAAGGACGCCGATTGCTACGACACCATCAAGGCGTTCTGCGAGCGCCATCATCTGGTGGGACTGAAGGCGCATGAAGAGCACATCATGGCGGTCTTGCGCAGCAACGTCGACCTGGGCGGGATCATGCTCTCCGAGCGCCTGGCCGGCCTGGGCGAGGGCGCGCGCGGCCTGGCGCGGCGCATCCGCGAGGTGCGGCCGGAGCTGCCGATCTTCCTGCGCCGCCGCCGCGAGAGCGCCGACCAGCCGCTGGATACGCGCGAGAGTGAACTGTTCAGCGCCGTCTACCGGATCGAAGAGATCGACGCCCTGGCGCCGGCGCTGACGGCGGCCATCTTCAGCCAGCAATATCCCAACGCCCTGGTGCGCGGCATCGCCGAGATCAGCCGCATGGTGCTGGAGAACCAGTTCCCCGGCATGAGCGTGGAAATCGACCAGCCTTATCTGGTGCGCGACCGCATCATCTTCGGCGAGGTGTTTACGCTCATTCCGCTGGAGAGCAGCTGGTGTCGCGGCTACATGATGTTGCAGGCCGAGCAGAAGACGCTGCAGGCGCTTACCGGGAACGCGTCGGACGACTTCCGCGATCTCAACAACGCCCTGGGCGAGCTGACCAACCTGATCTGGGGCTGGTTCAAGAACCGCTTCATCAACCAGAGCCAGCCCATTCATCAGCTGAGCCAGGTGCCCATCATCATCAACCACCAGCATCGCTACATCTCCTTCGGATCGGACGATGCGCAGCTGTGCTTCAAGTACGTGCTGCGCCGCGAGGATGGCGCGCCGCTGGTGTTGTTGCAGCGCTTCATCTTCAACCTGTCGTGGTCACCCGAGGATTTCACGGAAAACCAGACCTCGGTGGAAGAACTGTTCGAGTCCGGCGAACTGGAGCTGTTCTGA